Proteins from one Telopea speciosissima isolate NSW1024214 ecotype Mountain lineage chromosome 1, Tspe_v1, whole genome shotgun sequence genomic window:
- the LOC122651897 gene encoding DNA (cytosine-5)-methyltransferase DRM2-like, whose amino-acid sequence MQVVETSSPECLLMSSDTSSSGSKMDPYQISDSDSCIGDDHEESMEDLPVDKEKKFLHLVEMGFLIDDASLALEKCGPDASITELMDFISATQIEKITTDAHLQESDYPILNENEPGPSHFPSAPHPDKKRKLFEAEEIWEKKIDSQRRRKKESTYKKVKKPELQEDEESVRLPKLLIGFGVPNMPRPVFNRKIPSQAISLPYFYFENVACAPKGAWDTISRFLWEIKPEFVDSMYFCAAARKRGYIHNLPIHNRFLLQPIPPLTIQEAFPLTKKWWPSWDKRTKLNCLTSSHGSAKVIKRIRLALENWDEEPPLRIQKYILFECRRWNYVWVGKNKVAPLEPEEIEMLMGYPKYHTRGGGTSLTDRIKALGNSFQVDTVAFHLSVLKNIFPNGISVLSLFSGIGGAEVALHRLGIPLKNVVSVEILKVNRNIIQSWWEQTNQKGNLIHIADVQQLCLDKLKGLMNSLGGFDLIIGGSPCNNLSGSNRVSRDGLHGEHSVLFFHYFRILNDVKILMRNG is encoded by the exons ATGCAAGTGGTTGAGACATCTTCTCCAGAATGTTTACTTATGTCATCTGATACAAGTTCTTCAGGAAGCAAAATGGATCCTTATCAAATATCAGATAGCGACAGCTGTATTGGAGATGATCATGAG GAAAGCATGGAAGATTTACCTGTTGACAAGGAAAAGAAATTCTTGCATTTAGTGGAAATGGGATTCCTGATAGATGATGCTTCATTAGCTTTGGAGAAATGTG gTCCAGATGCTTCAATTACAGAACTGATGGACTTTATATCTGCTACACAAATAGAAAAGATCACTACTGATGCTCATCTACAGGAGTCAGATTATCcaattttgaatgaaaatgag cCAGGGCCAAGTCATTTCCCTAGTGCTCCTCATCCAGACAAGAAGAGGAAGCTCTTTGAAGCAGAGGAGATATGGGAAAAAAAGATTGATTCGcagaggagaaggaaaaaggaatccACCtataagaaagtaaagaaaccTGAGCtgcaagaagatgaagagagtGTTAGACTACCAAAACTCTTGATTGGGTTTGGAGTTCCAAATATGCCAAGACCAGTATTTAATAGGAAAATCCCCTCACAAGCCATTAGTCTTCCAtacttctattttgaaaatgtgGCTTGTGCTCCTAAAGGTGCTTGGGATACGATATCTCGTTTCTTATGGGAAATTAAACCTGAGTTTGTTGATTCTATGTATTTCTGTGCTGCTGCAAGAAAAAGAGGCTACATTCATAATCTTCCAATTCACAACAGATTTCTTCTCCAACCTATTCCACCACTCACAATTCAAGAAGCATTTCCATTAACCAAGAAGTGGTGGCCTTCATGGGATAAGAGAACAAAACTAAATTGTTTAACAAGTAGCCATGGCAGTGCaaaagtgataaaaaggatAAGACTGGCCTTAGAAAATTGGGATGAGGAACCACCTCTGAGGATCCAAAAATACATTCTTTTTGAATGTAGAAGGTGGAATTATGTTTGGGTTGGAAAGAACAAAGTTGCCCCTCTTGAGCCAGAGGAAATAGAGATGCTCATGGGATACCCTAAATACCACACTAGAGGGGGTGGAACCAGTTTGACAGATAGGATTAAAGCTCTTGGTAATTCATTTCAG GTAGACACAGTTGCTTTCCATCTTTCAGTCCTGAAGAATATTTTTCCAAATGGTATTTCAgtactttctctcttctctggtATTGGTGGTGCCGAGGTAGCTCTGCATCGGCTTGGAATTCCTCTGAAGAATGTTGTTTCAGTTGAGATTTTAAAAGTTAACAGAAACATTATTCAGAGTTGGTGGGAGCAAACAAATCAGAAAGGAAATCTGATCCACATTGCAGATGTGCAGCAGTTGTGCCTTGATAAGTTGAAGGGACTTATGAATTCACTTGGTGGGTTTGATCTTATAATTGGTGGAAGCCCATGTAACAATCTTAGTGGCAGCAATAGGGTGAGCAGAGATGGGCTTCATGGTGAACACTCTGTTTTGTTCTTTCATTATTTCCGCATTTTAAATGATGTTAAGATTTTGATGCGTAATGGTTGA